The genomic region CGGTTGTTTCCGTGCTGCAGTTAGTAGAGGTCAAGTGTCTCGCTCAAAGATCCAAaacaatcccgactccaacacaaatttggtgatgtatattttcttttggataaaagtggcatgtacataggtgttgtttagtcacttgaatatgtatattactttgggtagtgaaggatgatttataaaatttagatggttaaatgaaatagtaaggaaagtacatgatattttgatacatgaacattaagttgttaaatgaatgaagtttttaatcaattttgaatgatgctatgatagttattaagttaaaattttgttaatgatataaataatagttatatgaatgtgaaatattggtgttggttgttctggtttgaatttgcaggaggtttaggtaaaaataagcagaaatgctgccgaaatttttataaaaaaataaaattttggaatactcgaacaagtcccgttctacttttaatacgtgtttgaacttcgagagttcaagatagtgacttaattattatattataccataaaagttatattaattgtaaattattcgcaagttgtctgatatgtccggtaatgcctcataacctcgttccggtaacggtttggggttaagaggtgttacaaatacttcatagcctaaaccggcgatcggactccggctaggggtgttacatagacttTTGACAGAATCTTACGGGTCGGATTCTTGGTGATGAATCTGGTGGATTCCACTTTCTTGATTTCGATTTCTTTTTAAGTAAACAATTAACTCCTTTGTTTGTTTTTTATTCTCATGATTAGACTCTACACCTTCATCCTCTTtttcattaacattaacatcattaatttctgtgttaattataaattcgccttccccattattagaatccctatgttgtatattcctaatcttttcttgatcaattatagaaTCCTCCTTAGTATAATTCCCTCCCTGAAGATTAGAATCAAAATAAGATTGTGTTTGAACAAATGTGACATCCATGGTAACAATAATCTTCTTATCAATTGGATCAGAACATTTGTAACCCTTTTTATTAGAAGCATAACCAACAAAGACACATTTTTTTTGCTTTAGGATCTAGTTTACCTTGGttgtgaagatgaacaaaaacactACACCCAAAAACTCGGAGGGATAAATCTATGATCAATTTAGAgttaggaaaattatctttaaagagacgaaaaggagttctatagtttagagttttactgggcattctattaataagatatgCAGCTGTTAACAAGGCTTCACCCAAAGATAACGTAGTACCTGACTAGTGAACATCAAGGCTCTAGTTACTTCTAAAAGATGTCGATTTTTTATTTCTGTAatcccattttgttgtggtgtatttgtacAAGAACTTTGGTGAACTATTTcatgtttggttaagaaaacaCCTAATTGGTCGCTAAAAAATTCCCCACCATTGTCAGTCCGAAATACTTCTATTTTCACACCAAATTGTGTTTTCACCATAGCATAAAAGGactgaaacacatttttaacttcagacttatcttttaataaaaacacccaacaaagtcgagtatgatcatcaataaaagtgaCAAACCAATGTTTTCCTGAAAAGGTCGAGACTCTTGAAGGTCCtcaaacatcactatgaattaacgaaaaaggtttggaggctttatatttttgaggtggaaagaatgaccgatgatgtttagccaattcacaaaattcacaatgaAATGAAGAaggacttttatttttttaaatagattaggtaacaaatatcttaaaaagtaaaaattaggatgtccaagcctataatgccaaatcataaccttatcagaaacataatttaaacataaagtagTTGTTGGTTGACTTAGATAGTCGTCTTCAAGAAAGTAAATTCCACCAAATTCTTTAGCATTGCCAATCTTCCTCCCTGAGACCATGTCCTGAAACTTACACATTGAggagtcaaatataacatgataatTTGAGGACTGGGATAATTTACTGACCGATATAAGATTACAAGCTAGATTTGGCACATgtaaaacatcatgtaaaacCAAGGAAGATGAAATTTTAACAGTGCCTTTCCTGGCTATTGCCGAGAAGGACCCATCTGCTACTTTGATCTTTTTGTTTCCTGCGCAAGGTGTGTAAGTTGAAAAAAGAATGATTGGATATATATAAATTAAGgttcaaataatttgtaatttttgTCTATTAATTAAAATACTATTTAGTAATGGAGTCACTCTATTATAGTACCATGATCAAGCTCTCCTTTATCATATACAATTACGAAAGCTACTTAATAAAGTGCTAGTCCAATTAACTTGTCATGAGTGTGTTACCGTTATAGGATATCTTTAACCTCTTTGGGTTAAATTCGTTCACCCAATATGATCCTACTTTAtcttatggtaaccattacattttTCTTTATGAAAAAGTCAATTATTAACACATGGTAATTAAATCATTCATCCTAAAAAAAAAGACTTATGGTCATGTTAATTTCACATCTATCACATAATGCTTATGAGAGGAATTATTTACCCTTTATTGGACTATTAATTACTATTGCAAGTGAAGTTATGTCATGTAGAAGTCATATACCCAACGTGCTAGCTTTCGGCTCTATTACCAATTGACCTTAAGCTTTTAATACATTAAAGTATACAAGTCATGAACACATAGTCTATCACATATTCAAGATTGAAGAAagtcacactatgaacatcacaagtgaataaatcaataaACAAATCTAGGATTTATTCTACTTGGGTCTTATTCGATATACTATCAGTTCAAACAATCATATTTATATCTTTATTTTCTAGGAGTTATTCACTTTGATACCCAAGACAAAGTATCTCCTTAAATGCACTTATAGATGACATAATAGTTTTTTAATTGATTTGCTGATTTTCGATTAGACTATAGACCGTTTAAATTGTCTAGTAATATAAGTTATCTTTTCACATTATGATCCAACcacaaaattcaacttaatattaattaaatgttaGATAATTGATGAGCTAATATTTACTTTCATTTTACTTAGTATACAAAAACATCTAAGCACATTATAAAAAGATATTAATGGAAATAATAGAATTTTATTAAACTAGCTTGTACACTCGACGATATCACTACACTAAAGATATTAAATCCCCACAATATCATATTTTGGATTTTATTAGGAATTTCCTAAATTTTGCTCCTTTTATTTCCTGTTCTTGTATTAGTAGAAATGAAAATCAAGTTGTTGATGGGATAATTGTTTGTAATAGGAGAGGAAACTATCCACCTAAATGGAATTTCCCTGCTGATTGGAATTTTTCTTGTAACCTTTCGGGTTTTCAAGGGAATTTTTGAAGTgcttataaataattattagtagtaaaatgaaaagtataaataataatattcttctaacttttataatttatagtgCTTAATTGAAGTTATGgacaaatatataatatttattttcaagagttgatttaattttatttaatctatAATACATAAATGAGTATATAAGTTCAAGTTTCATTCTATGTAATTTATATACCTGttaattaattgatttaattgAGTTAAATTACGTCATCTAATTCATATAATGATTGATTCTAAATGAAatgattaatataattaattacaatgtaatttgcaaaaaaaaataaaaatacatttcaAAATTTTGGGTATTGATAGAAACTTGATTTACACGATTTAAATATGTCAAACTATATAAATTTTTtgatttacaatttaattttatcaCTAGAGTTGCTGATATAACAAttataaaaaggaaaaatgttTTGGCTCTcaatgtttataattttattaatttggcTCTTACTCTTTAAAAATgcataaaattattcaaaaaaaaatacataaaaattaaaattttaaaaagcaaggactaaattaataaaaattgtaAAGGCTAAAGgctaaaatatttatttactttttataattgtcaaatcaataatttaataGCAAAATTGGATGAGAGACTAAAATTttaagggtaaactataaaatagTCACCCAACTATGACTTTGattctattttggtcacttaactattaatttttaatttaattactcaacttttgaaattaaatattttagtcactctcCTATTAGATTAGTAATGGAAATCTAACGTGAGCCATTTTTattggtttaataataaatttagccttctAAAAGTTTacacattttattaatttaattctaatctaaacaattcaacaaatttaacccttaatatttacaaaatttatcattttaattctaattctaaaaaattaaaaattttgccctcaatatttacaaaatttgtgAATTTAGTTCTAATTTAAAAAGTTTGAGTAGAAAAAGGAAagatattaaaaagaaaaaaaaatcatttgcaaTTTCTGCTTCCATAGTAGCCTGCACTAAATATACAGTAACTAATGAATATCGGACTTAATCTCTGCAATTTCTGTAAGTGaaggaaatggaaatggaaatgtaaACAtgtgcaaaaagaaaaaaagagaatctTTCCATGTCGGCTATGCCAACAATATCTGAAGTAATCGCCTCCACACTCCAGTCTTAAGGAACACAAAACATTTGCAGTTGCTTTCTTTAACCTATCAAATTCTACAACTTGGTTTCCATGGTGATATGGTTCCCATCAAATTATAACAGGACGTACTCGATTAAAAGCACATTTTGGTAAGGATCGACATTGGTTACCAACCATGGCCTGTGCCAATGAACAAGATAAGAGggtccaaaataataaaaatccccCTTGAGCCCTATATCAAACGAAATTTGCAGATATACAAAATAAGCTTTTCCCTTGCTCAAATCATTGCTTCCAAATGCAGGTTTCCTCTAAACTATAACACAAAATAATTGTTTTGTAatagttaaaaaaattattaattttagagaaatttaattaaataatatgatattaaTCTAAAATATGATACTTGGATTTAAGTGAATTTGATTTTTTACAatatatataatgtgttattagtATAAAATGAGCACAATTTGTTTAATGGGTTTTGGAGatatgttaagaaatattaaaaaatgaatttttcaaaatatattttttgaaaattttagaatttgaattaaattgacaaattttataaacattgatagctaaatttgttgattttttagagttaggattaaattgatagaacgTGTAAATATTGGaggactaaatttgttattaggcTAATAAAAAAATTAGTCCAGTTCAACTTTCCATCACTCATCTAGCATCAACTAACGAGAGAGTGACTAaaatacttaattttaaaaagttgagtgactaaattgaaaaaaataataattaagtgaccaaaatagaacTAAAGGCATAGTTGGGTTATCTCCAAGTGAATGTACTTGAGAGACCCCTCTACAATAGAAACTTGATCAAATTAATCCCTCTACTATTAAATGGATCTATTTAgtatactattaaaaagaataaaaagaagtaAAATTGGAATAGAGTTAATATTTACtatcttaaaaaaattatttatcatatcttttatttgaaattgaattgtaattgaaaaaaataaattaatatctaTAGTATCATGAGGTAGATATTagccataaattttaaaactacTCTATACCTAATGCACGATTTGAACATTGAACCACTAATTAAGGAAAGAGATATACTTCCCATCTCACTAACTCATACatttttttaaaggaaaaaaaatcgAAACATTTATTTCATTAGGCTGGTTGCCTTCATGATTTGGGTCCAATTGATGTGGCCCATGGACGCCTTTAACTGAAAACCAATGGGAGATCCACTAATCCAACGGTACATAACATAAAAGATGTAGCCGATTACACTACATCTCGTTCCACCATATCCAATCCCAACGCATGTACAAATTATACATGGAAAGAAGCGCAAAACCAACGTTTCACCTTCCAAAAACCCAAAACATGGCGCGGAACCGTTTTCCCGCGAAACCAAAAACCAGCGCGCCAAAATACCTAACTGCCTCTTCTCTTATAATCCGCCGCCCAACATCAAAGCTGCGGAAATATTTCTAGCTTGTTTTTCTTCTGCTTGCtctccttatttatttatttatacataTCTCCGTTCTTTGTCTTTACTCGTCAATGGCGGTGCCTAAACCGACGACGATGGTTCTTAGGCGCAGGACTCGAGCTCCGAAGCGCTACTCCGAAGACGAGGATGGCTGGGGTTGCGACGATGTTTACTGCGTGAGGTGTGGGTCGGGTGATTTTGGATCCAAGCTTTTGTTGTGTGACAAGTGCGATAAGGGATATCATCTGTTTTGCCTTAGACCCATTCTTGTTTCGGTGCCTAAAGGATACTGGTTTTGTCCCTCCTGCACCAATATCAAGCAACCCCAATGTACGGTTTCTTCTcccttaaaaaaaatattttcttccCCTTTAGTGGTAGTTTTCAAACTGTGAATTTATTGAATCGTGACTTGATTTGGGTGTTTAGTTTGTCTAATGATTACTCGATGCTTGTGGATTTTAGCTTCTGAAATTTAACCACTTAGGATGTTAGAATGAGATTGAAATGAATTGTTTCAGTAAAGTTAAGCTATTCACTGCTAAATCCTTGGGATATAAAGTTGTATAAAGTAAtgcaatttttatttatttgtcctTTTTTTTTCTATATATTCAGTGTTTCCGCTAGTTCAGACCAAAATTGTTGATTTCTTTCGGATTCGAAGGTCATCCGAGTCCATGGAAAACCAAAGTAAGTAAAATCAATCTATCAAATGAATTTCCCACTCATTTCATTTATAGAAATGCAAAATTATTAGATAGGCGGAGTAATTGTTTCTGTTTATGGGCTGTTTAGGCAACattaaaaagagaaagagaacTTGTAGCTTAGCGGTGTCCAAGAGGAAAAGGAAGTTGTTGGCATATAATCCAACAGAAGACCCACAAAGGAGATTGGAACAAATGGCTTCATTGGCAACCGCACTGAAAGCCTCTGGGACTGAGTACAGTGATGGGCTCACTTACCGGCCTGGCATGGCACTAAGGTCGGCTAATTGTGCAGCTCTTGAGAAGGGAGGAATGCAGgtaatgacttttttttttttaatgattttacgatttttataaaaaaatataatatttgtaagaatgaaaaataatagTGTTAATTGCACACCCAGTGGGACTTGAACCCACAATCGCCTGATTAGAAGTCAGGCGCCTTATCCATTAGGCATGGGTGCGTCTTGTCACTGAAATTTCAATGGTCCGATTTAACCATGTGGGAttaatttgatgaattcgatCCATTCCAGATTCTACCCAAAGAGGATATAGAGACATTAAACTTATGCAAAAAGATGATGGAAAAAGGAGAATGCCCTCCTCTCATGGTCGTCTTTGATCCTGTGGAAGGGTATGTAAAACGTTATCAGTTTATAGATTGTAATTCTATTGCGCTATTATGCACATTTAGCTTTCAAGCCAGCTATTGATGTTTGATATTTGGCAGGTTCACTGTACAGGCTGATAGATATATAAAGGATTTAACTATAATCACAGAATATGTTGGAGATGTTGATTACTTGAAGAACCGTGAAAATGATGATGGAGATAGCATGATGACCCTTCTTCATGCATCAAATCCTTCAAAAAGCCTTGTTATTTGCCCTGACAAGCGTAGTAACATTGCCCGCTTTGTCAATGGCATCAACAACTTCTCACCGTAAGTCCATCTTATTCTATGTACTCCGTATATTTCTGTTTTGTTTTTTTAGCTTTGGATATGAAAGTACTGTCGATCTTAATGCAGGGATGGGAGAAAGAAGCAAAATGTAAAATGCGTAAGGTACGATGTGAATGGGGAGTGTCGAGTGTTGCTGATTGCTAACAGAGATATAAGAAAGGGAGAAAGGTTGTACTATGATTACAATGGATATGAACATGAATACCCCACTGAACATTTTGTTTAGCTTTTTGATTCTGCTTGATTATAGATTCCCATACTAAGATTAGGTTGGAACCGATGGTATTACTTCAAACTTGGCAAGATAATTGTATACACATGATTGTCCCTTTTTGTTCACTAATTTAAGCCTTTTCTTTGAGGGTTAAACATTTTCTGTATCAGGAAAAAGGTTCATATGGCATCCATCATAATGTTTACTTTCAACCCTATTGAAATGTCGATTCTATTTCTGAACAACATTTTTTGTTTGGGCTTAACAAGCCTTACGAACCATTGTGTTTAACAAAAGGGCCTCAGGACCACCCTTGTTTTGATTCAGAAACAAATCTAGCTGGGATGGTCCATAATTAAAAGGCATAAGCATTGTATTGACAGTGCGTTTGTGTACCGTCAGATTAGTGGTCCACTCCAATCTTTCACACTGTTTTTGGTTAGTCAATGTGCAGCTGATGCCATAGGATCTGAATCAGGTGCAACCCCCCACAATGGATTGTGGTTGTGGTGGTCCTTTTCCATTCCATGTAAACtggaataaatttttttatgtacTTTGGTTTGGGTGTTTCAAGGTCCAGGCCAGGCCTTGTCCAGCAATAACAGAAGCCGCAGCGGATCTACTGAAGAATAATGTATATCAAATTTTTAGACGTGGTATTTCAAAAGTGTGTTCGAATTAAGCGAACTTTATTGTTTGTAAGGCTTGACGATGATTGTTTCCTTACATTGTTGTCTTGCTAACGCCCATGTCTTACCTATTCTAAAAAATAAGTTTTGCTGCAATTACCATTTACCAAACCATTGGTTTAATGGAGAAAGACTTCTattgatttgaaattttagtGGTTCTAATGCCATTTTCTTACTCATTGCTTCTTCCTCAATTGTTTTTAGTTTACTTTTATGTGTAGTTGGagtataatttttatgttttagtataTAGTTagcaataaattaatttaatcggTAATATTTAGCCACTTTTATGATTTATTTTAGTAAAGAGAAAGAacaattttgtttattttgaagTGATCTTATTTTTACAAGAATTATACTCATCTTCCTAATATCAAGTTTAAATTTGtaataactattttttattttatgtcttaactattgtaatacatatttaataaataaactttTTCTCCATGTTACATTAGTAACCAAACGACACATGATGTTTTGATTAAGTCCACTATTTACTCGTTTCATAATTACTTCTTTATTGTTAGTTCATTTCAAGTATGTTTTTTCAGTACCTCTTCGTTTCATAATTTACACATAATGTCTTGCATGTAAAGCTTGCTACAATTCAATAAAACTCAAGTTCTTTCTTTGCAATTTGCCTTGTAAAACTCAAGTTCTTTCTTTGCAATTTGCCTTGCTTTTGTACGACATCATATTAAACTTACAATCTAACGTGTAATCCTTAACAGATTCAGTTTTTCTTTTTCCAGCATTTCTCTTCATCATAGCATCCTTTTACACTCATCACAATGCTAAAACCACCAATGTCTCCGACAGCCTCAAACACTTAATCCAATCAATTCCTTATGCCAATCCTCAATTAAACTCTCCCGCAGTCAGAATTTCACTTGAAAGGATCAACTCATTATGCAACTTCAAGCCATGATCTCTACAGTCATCTCAATTACTCCAAGCCATCTCCTCCACAAACTGTCACCATAGATGGTCATAAGGCTACTAATCCAGATTACAAGGCTTGGTTTCATCAGGGTAAACTCACCTAAAATGTCCCCATGGTATTCGTGAAAGCCACCATTATGTCTATTGTTGCATCAGTCGACACCTTCAAAGTTGTTTGAGACAACTTCTACGCTGCATTTGCAAGTAAATCGCAAACCCACATCTTCAACCTCCACCATCATTTGAATTGAGTCTCTAAGGACACCAAgttcattgttgaatacttgtgAGAGATATGACCTCTTTTTGACGAACTTACCATTGTAGGCTTTCCTATCACTAATGAAGAATTACTAGCTAATATATATTTTGCGAGATTCTGTAGCCATTTATGCATGAGACTCAAATTATCTATAAGGAGCTTTTTTTATAAGCTTCTCGATCATGAGTGGCTCTTCAAACATGAAAACCTAAAAAAGGTTATTAAGATTACAGttgttgcacattgagtttccTACAATGCCTTGGCCCAACAAAACTTTTACTGCCTAACCAATAACAACAAATGGCATCAATTGAAATGACTATTCACTCGAATTTTAACACCctacatgtaacacccttaacctgtattcGTCGTCGAAACAAtattatggagcattaccaaaatttatagattaaatacaaatatttcataacatttaACATTCATATCAGAAATCATTCATAataaatcatattgtcccttaaattaGCCCTTAATgcccaaaatatgcattagaaacaagtagagactaaaccgggtactcagaaatttttttgcaaaatctcaaaattttatcAAGGTGCAaggcacacacgcccgtgtggttaggccgtgtggctcacacggccaagtgacacgtCTGTGTGACagtccaaaattgaccctagtcagaatgtggtttcgggaccagaaAACTgaggcgtaaaaataatttaaaatttattttgatgcctataatatgtgtgtattcatgtgtgacatttttgatggttcgatttagtgttataaaggtgaatttcactagaaaggacctagtagtaaactttgaaagtatgatggggaaatgtgtgatgactagttgaaaatacatgcaaaattaagggatttgcatgtcaaattccccaaagatggcatagtggccggccatgacatggtttatgggcaaagaaaacatgttgaaacatgttttgttaatgcatgatgtattaaatgataaaaaaattaatgatgttggatgagaaataaaaaaatgtgtgtaagtgtggcatttccccccctccccccattgccgtgcaagtgaaagaagaacaagaaaaaaattgttcatccttgttctttccttttggccgaaaatactaaggaggagataggagttttgcttcatgcttggtttggaagagaacaagaaggagatttggctatacttgtatcaagattaaggtatgtttgaggttgtgtcatgaagttcatgcttgttttggttgctaacttgatgtgcatgttagccatggttcaaatccttgttatgccatgaaaatggtatttggccaaggttgatattgtgttaaagccattgcatgctaaatgtgaagcttgttgatgatgcatgtaatgatggattgactactcttgaaatttctttttagtattcttgagtagggcattgaaatctttgtttaaccatgaccgaagttgaaagggtatggttgtgatgtattcggccatggtgcattcatgagcatgatttatgcttgttacttgaatggtaaaaaaatttgtgttttagatggttatgaacaccttgagattcggccatgcacctatatgtgtatatgtttgcacatgatgttttggttatgaagtaagtgataaatatgtttgcttaaagaagaaaattttgaagaatggttgtgaaattgcaagtacatttggcctagtacacatatgatgtgaaaatcttggaatttattgttgatttggtgcaagtatgactaagtataatcggccatatgagtgcttgatgctatattataagtattgagctacaatatgtaaagcattagctagtaaaatgtgtgccattcatgtgtggtgttaaacatgtaattggcctcaacatcaacatgcataatcggccatgaatgagtgcctaagaggttgagttgttcgccatgagtaagcatgttgaaggctttgtgtgttaagtcgattcatgaattcgtacttatgtgactttaatgtctagtgagtatatgtgggctaagtgccttgagttcttcttttcgatactcaaatgattgaatcaaattatttgttaaattaagctcaagagcaaagggggaccaaattcgataaagggaaggaaaaagtagtcgaatagccatcggaatcgttcgacaacatccgaggtaagttttttcgagtatcgaaacttagattttgattcgattgaatgaagtaataagcaatcgaaattcgcccttgtatatggccattgagcgaaatgatatttttgttaagtgaattgtgcataaaagttttgttgtgaaaatgaaacaaagatgtgcatgaatgttcgagtgatatccggctaagccgaaggcaattaatgctaattgtgatatccgggctaagccgaaggcaattgtgcgagctatgatatccgggctaagccgaaggcaattgtgcgagttgtgatatccgggttaagtcccgaaggcatttgtgcggttaccataacgggctatgtccgaaggtgttttgaacagtagctatatccggataaactccgaaggtatgtgattcaaatttataagctgctggaaaattttcagttaatgcacttgtgaaattcccaacaaggtatgttttgtgtgtgctttgcacactatgagtaagtcgttgaatattcgctccaatgataaacgagctatcggccttaactaagccgttgtttgtgtatgaaaataagagttgggattgtgaagtaagcatgtctttgagaaattgtgcatatgaattattgtttagctacttgaatgctatgctttggttgtgtgtatattatggctcaaacttactaagcataaattgcttactccgtttctttgtttctctgttatagattttgctcgttagcgatcggattcgggatcatagaagttgaagtcaaccacactatcaaagcccttttttgtactcctttagttgagttcggatatggcatgtataggaccaccctcggttgtttttaagtacttgtgatgtatatgtgtacggccatgcgaaaatggttcgtaaaagtggagtatggaatttgaccatatgtggtttgtaattatatttggcttcatgatgtgattatggtttggaatgagagagttggtcacatgatcagccattggaatggctaaatatgatcacatgtggacctaagtatgactagactatagttggtccatgggaactacaatataggtaaagcctaccttaaaaacagatgctgccagctgcagtgacgtggatgtgaaaaatcaccaaaatttgtaggaatggtgttaaatagtgaataaattatgtgatcaaaccttgacgagtctattttcatatgaaagtaacgaaacgatcatatgatcagtataccgagagatattaaagttctcgtgagacaggg from Gossypium arboreum isolate Shixiya-1 chromosome 1, ASM2569848v2, whole genome shotgun sequence harbors:
- the LOC108481935 gene encoding histone-lysine N-methyltransferase ATXR6, whose product is MAVPKPTTMVLRRRTRAPKRYSEDEDGWGCDDVYCVRCGSGDFGSKLLLCDKCDKGYHLFCLRPILVSVPKGYWFCPSCTNIKQPQLFPLVQTKIVDFFRIRRSSESMENQSNIKKRKRTCSLAVSKRKRKLLAYNPTEDPQRRLEQMASLATALKASGTEYSDGLTYRPGMALRSANCAALEKGGMQILPKEDIETLNLCKKMMEKGECPPLMVVFDPVEGFTVQADRYIKDLTIITEYVGDVDYLKNRENDDGDSMMTLLHASNPSKSLVICPDKRSNIARFVNGINNFSPDGRKKQNVKCVRYDVNGECRVLLIANRDIRKGERLYYDYNGYEHEYPTEHFV